The following are from one region of the Microbacterium paraoxydans genome:
- a CDS encoding SufE family protein, with the protein MNASALPDTLAEIRDGFLETPESDRLLLLLEYADELPAVSDEVAAHPEMCERVAECQSPVYIYVEVHDDVVTMHATAPEEAPTTRGFASILVQGLTGLTADEVLAIPEDYPQSIGLTKAVSPLRIGGMTGMLMRAKNQVRQKR; encoded by the coding sequence ATGAACGCCTCCGCCCTGCCTGACACTCTCGCCGAGATCCGCGACGGATTCCTGGAGACCCCGGAATCGGACCGCCTGCTGCTACTCCTGGAGTATGCGGACGAGCTGCCCGCCGTCTCCGACGAGGTGGCGGCGCATCCGGAGATGTGCGAGCGCGTCGCGGAGTGTCAATCGCCGGTCTACATCTACGTCGAAGTCCACGACGACGTCGTGACCATGCACGCCACGGCTCCGGAAGAGGCGCCGACGACCCGGGGGTTCGCGAGCATCCTGGTGCAGGGCCTCACCGGACTGACGGCGGACGAGGTCCTGGCGATCCCCGAGGACTACCCGCAGTCGATCGGGCTCACGAAGGCGGTGTCACCGCTGCGGATCGGCGGCATGACCGGCATGCTGATGCGCGCCAAGAACCAGGTCAGGCAGAAGCGCTGA
- a CDS encoding alpha/beta hydrolase family protein, translated as MKSLRHAVAIVVPALLALGATVGILVIAVARRVVTPLRSRVQDTEILAIDTGAQTIELRRTLDTELPGRYGLFTTGTYGYVKLGAVLSADSTTVRRKLLTKIEPGARVDRGASFSGSYYTSPSELHLRWENVLIGSPAGPCPAWFFPGDSSTWVIQVHGRGTTRAECLRAVPVLHAAGLPTLVVSYRNDGEAPRTKAGAYALGASEWRDVDAGIAYALRHGAERVVLMGWSMGGAVSLQAAVNSGYRDRIAGIILESPVVDWRTVLRFQARVARVREPLPALAMGALQLPLTAKLSGADEPILFDRLDMVARADELHAPILILHSDDDGFVPADASHALQEARPELVTMPRFTVARHTKLWNYDEKGWTTAITEWLAAQGLSASA; from the coding sequence ATGAAGAGTCTCAGGCACGCCGTTGCGATCGTTGTCCCCGCGCTCCTCGCCCTGGGCGCCACCGTCGGGATCCTCGTGATCGCGGTGGCGCGTCGGGTCGTCACCCCGTTGCGAAGCCGCGTCCAGGACACGGAGATCCTCGCGATCGACACCGGGGCGCAGACCATCGAACTCCGCCGCACCCTCGACACCGAGCTGCCGGGGCGATACGGCCTCTTCACCACGGGCACGTACGGCTACGTCAAGCTCGGCGCGGTGCTCAGCGCGGACAGCACCACCGTGCGGCGCAAGCTCCTCACGAAGATCGAACCCGGAGCCCGGGTGGACCGCGGAGCCTCGTTCAGCGGCAGCTACTACACGTCGCCGAGCGAGTTGCACCTGCGATGGGAGAACGTGCTCATCGGCTCTCCGGCCGGGCCGTGCCCCGCGTGGTTCTTCCCGGGGGACTCCTCGACCTGGGTCATCCAGGTGCACGGTCGCGGCACGACGCGGGCGGAATGCCTCCGTGCCGTGCCGGTGCTGCATGCGGCGGGGCTGCCCACGCTCGTCGTGTCGTACCGCAACGACGGCGAGGCGCCGCGGACCAAGGCGGGCGCCTACGCCCTCGGGGCGTCGGAGTGGCGGGACGTGGACGCCGGGATCGCCTACGCGTTGCGTCACGGCGCGGAGCGGGTCGTGCTGATGGGCTGGTCCATGGGCGGCGCCGTGTCGTTGCAGGCCGCGGTCAACTCCGGCTATCGCGACCGCATCGCGGGCATCATTCTGGAGTCGCCGGTCGTGGATTGGCGCACCGTGCTGCGCTTCCAGGCTCGGGTCGCCCGGGTGCGTGAACCCCTTCCCGCCCTCGCGATGGGGGCGCTGCAGCTGCCGCTCACGGCGAAGCTCAGCGGCGCGGACGAACCCATCCTGTTCGACCGCCTGGATATGGTCGCCCGTGCCGACGAACTGCACGCGCCGATCCTCATCCTGCACAGCGACGACGACGGCTTCGTCCCCGCGGACGCCTCACACGCCCTGCAGGAGGCGCGGCCGGAACTCGTCACCATGCCGCGCTTCACGGTCGCGAGGCACACCAAGCTCTGGAACTACGACGAGAAGGGCTGGACCACCGCGATCACGGAGTGGCTTGCGGCGCAGGGGCTCAGCGCTTCTGCCTGA
- a CDS encoding DUF3000 domain-containing protein, which produces MTAHPEAGTPFDAAVAELRATAFRDDIAVREIPTPQNLAPFAIALSADVRPGEDGDSIYGTGRFILLHDPDEPDAWGGAWRIVIFAQAPLETEIGTDPLLADVTWSWLVDALDSRDAIYHSPSGTSTKTLSKGFGGLADEGDGAQIELRASWTPEGPFRPHVEAWAELVGMLAGLPPGSEGIAVIGARKAVRD; this is translated from the coding sequence GTGACCGCACACCCCGAGGCCGGGACGCCCTTCGACGCCGCCGTCGCCGAACTGCGCGCGACCGCGTTCCGCGACGACATCGCGGTCCGCGAGATCCCCACGCCGCAGAACCTCGCGCCCTTCGCGATCGCGCTCTCCGCCGACGTCCGCCCGGGCGAGGACGGCGACTCGATATACGGCACCGGACGGTTCATCCTCCTGCACGATCCCGACGAACCGGATGCCTGGGGCGGCGCCTGGCGCATCGTGATCTTCGCCCAGGCTCCGCTGGAGACCGAGATCGGCACAGACCCCCTGCTCGCCGACGTCACCTGGTCGTGGCTCGTCGACGCGCTGGATTCTCGAGACGCGATCTACCACTCCCCGTCCGGCACGTCGACGAAGACGCTGTCGAAGGGATTCGGCGGCCTCGCCGACGAGGGAGACGGTGCACAGATAGAATTGCGGGCGTCCTGGACTCCGGAGGGCCCGTTCCGACCGCACGTCGAAGCATGGGCCGAGCTGGTCGGAATGCTGGCGGGGCTTCCGCCGGGTTCCGAGGGCATCGCCGTGATCGGCGCGCGAAAGGCTGTACGTGACTGA
- a CDS encoding ribonuclease D, whose protein sequence is MTEYSVISETEEFRAACAALAAGTGPVAVDVERASGFRYSQRAYLVQVFRREAGVFLFDPPAIGDFAPLQEAIGDVEWVLHAASQDLPSLRELHLEPKEIFDTELASRLLGHDRVGLAAVVEDTLGITLKKEHSAADWSTRPLPDSWLDYAALDVLHLVDVRDALVAELEEQGKTAFAAQEFAATLARAPKAPREDPWRRLSGLHQVRGARNLAVARALWEAREMYAQQQDISPGRLVPDRSLVAAVLANPASKQALAGVKEFQGRASRTQLDRWWQAIVDGRAAETLPRERVPSDALPPPRAWGDRNPDADARLKAARPAVEAVAEELGMPTENLLTPEYLRRVAWDGPGTTAEEIGAALSALGARPWQVEQTAQKIADAFVEAAQSPDTTSATAS, encoded by the coding sequence GTGACTGAATACTCCGTGATCTCCGAAACCGAGGAGTTCCGCGCCGCCTGTGCTGCGCTCGCCGCAGGCACCGGCCCGGTCGCCGTCGACGTGGAGCGGGCGTCCGGCTTCCGCTACTCGCAGCGGGCCTATCTGGTCCAGGTGTTCCGGCGCGAGGCCGGGGTGTTCCTGTTCGACCCGCCCGCGATCGGCGACTTCGCTCCCCTGCAGGAGGCCATCGGCGACGTCGAGTGGGTGCTCCACGCGGCCAGCCAGGACCTCCCGTCGCTGCGCGAGCTGCACCTGGAGCCGAAGGAGATCTTCGACACCGAGCTCGCGTCCCGCCTGCTCGGTCACGACAGGGTGGGTCTGGCCGCCGTCGTCGAGGACACGCTCGGCATCACCCTGAAGAAGGAGCACTCGGCAGCCGACTGGTCGACCCGTCCGCTGCCCGACTCCTGGCTGGACTATGCCGCGCTGGACGTGCTGCACCTCGTCGACGTCCGTGACGCCCTCGTCGCCGAGCTCGAAGAACAGGGCAAGACCGCGTTCGCCGCGCAGGAGTTCGCCGCCACCCTGGCGCGCGCCCCGAAGGCCCCGCGCGAAGACCCCTGGCGGCGGCTGAGCGGGCTCCACCAGGTGCGCGGCGCCCGCAACCTCGCCGTGGCCCGCGCCCTGTGGGAGGCGCGCGAGATGTACGCGCAGCAGCAGGACATCTCGCCCGGGCGCCTCGTGCCCGACCGCTCCCTCGTCGCCGCCGTCCTCGCCAACCCCGCCTCCAAGCAGGCTCTCGCGGGAGTCAAGGAGTTCCAGGGTCGCGCGAGCCGCACCCAGCTCGACCGCTGGTGGCAGGCGATCGTCGACGGCCGTGCCGCCGAGACGCTGCCGCGCGAGCGTGTGCCCAGCGACGCGCTCCCGCCGCCCCGCGCCTGGGGCGACCGCAACCCGGACGCGGACGCCCGCCTGAAGGCCGCCCGTCCCGCCGTCGAGGCCGTCGCGGAGGAGCTGGGTATGCCCACGGAGAACCTCCTCACGCCCGAGTACCTGCGCCGGGTCGCGTGGGACGGCCCGGGCACGACGGCGGAAGAGATCGGCGCCGCGCTGTCCGCGCTCGGGGCCCGCCCCTGGCAGGTTGAACAGACTGCACAGAAGATCGCCGACGCCTTTGTAGAGGCGGCGCAATCGCCGGACACCACGTCCGCGACGGCTTCGTAG
- a CDS encoding thiolase family protein — protein MAEISDVFFVDGVRTPFGRAGEKGMYWNTRADDLAVKATIGLMERNAAVPADRIDDVAIAATSQTGDQGLTLGRSVAILAGLPQTVPGLAVERMCAGAMTSVTTMGASIGVGMYDLALAGGVEHMGHHPIGANADPNPRFVAEKMVDPGALNMGVTAERIFDRFPHLTKERSDRYGMRSQQKVQAAYDAGKIQPDLVSVAIKGADGAWGLATEDEGRRPQTTMEDLAGLKTPFRPHGRVTAGTSSPLTDGATMSLLAGGSAVKELGLAPKMRMVSFAFAGVQPEIMGIGPIPSTEKALKKAGLDISDIGLFELNEAFAIQVISLLDHFGIDDDDPRVNPWGGAIAVGHPLAASGVRLMIQLAAQFAERPDVRYGLTAMCVGLGQGGSVIWENPHYDGKKKK, from the coding sequence GTGGCCGAGATCTCGGACGTCTTCTTCGTCGATGGAGTGCGCACCCCCTTCGGGCGCGCCGGCGAAAAGGGCATGTACTGGAACACCCGCGCGGATGACCTCGCCGTGAAGGCGACCATCGGCCTGATGGAGCGCAACGCGGCCGTGCCGGCGGACCGCATCGACGATGTCGCCATCGCCGCGACGAGCCAGACCGGCGACCAGGGGCTCACCCTCGGGCGGTCGGTGGCGATCCTCGCCGGACTCCCCCAGACCGTCCCCGGACTCGCGGTGGAGCGCATGTGCGCCGGCGCGATGACGAGCGTGACGACCATGGGCGCCTCGATCGGCGTGGGCATGTACGACCTCGCCCTCGCAGGCGGCGTCGAGCACATGGGTCACCACCCGATCGGCGCGAACGCCGACCCCAACCCGCGTTTCGTGGCGGAGAAGATGGTCGACCCTGGCGCCCTCAACATGGGCGTCACCGCGGAGCGCATCTTCGACCGCTTCCCGCACCTCACCAAGGAGCGCTCCGACCGCTACGGCATGCGCAGCCAGCAGAAGGTGCAGGCGGCGTACGACGCCGGCAAGATCCAGCCGGACCTCGTGTCCGTCGCGATCAAGGGTGCCGACGGTGCCTGGGGCCTCGCCACCGAGGATGAGGGCCGCCGTCCGCAGACCACGATGGAGGACCTCGCCGGCCTCAAGACTCCCTTCCGCCCACACGGTCGCGTGACCGCCGGAACGTCCTCCCCGCTCACCGACGGCGCGACGATGTCGCTGCTCGCCGGCGGCAGCGCGGTCAAGGAGCTCGGACTTGCGCCGAAGATGCGGATGGTCTCGTTCGCGTTCGCCGGTGTGCAGCCCGAGATCATGGGTATCGGCCCGATCCCGTCGACCGAGAAGGCGCTCAAGAAGGCCGGTCTGGACATCTCCGACATCGGACTCTTCGAGCTCAATGAGGCGTTCGCCATCCAGGTGATCTCCCTCCTCGACCACTTCGGCATCGACGACGACGACCCCCGCGTGAACCCGTGGGGCGGCGCGATCGCCGTGGGCCACCCGCTGGCCGCATCCGGCGTCCGCCTCATGATCCAGCTCGCGGCGCAGTTCGCCGAGCGCCCCGACGTGCGCTACGGCCTGACGGCGATGTGCGTCGGTCTCGGTCAGGGCGGATCGGTCATCTGGGAGAACCCGCACTACGACGGAAAGAAGAAGAAGTGA
- a CDS encoding 3-hydroxyacyl-CoA dehydrogenase NAD-binding domain-containing protein — MSYDDVDFSPIQALTEGEVITHSPVRDIRLASGKVLALITLDNGRDHTRPNTLGPATLTELGATLDGLKSRAAASEIQAVGITGKQYIMAAGADLSDISKVGSRDNARLIAQLGHKVLGKLSELGVPSFAFVNGLALGGGLEIALNSTYRTVDASAAAVALPEVFLGIIPGWGGAYLLPNLIGIENALEVVISNPLKQNRMLKPQQAFDLGIFDAIFPAATYLENSLAWADAVLGGTKVVRKNEPGKIERLTKWPIAIKMARGMLESKIGTVPKSPYAALELLDKAKSGTKAEGFAREDEALAELVTGDQFAASMYAFDLVQKRAKRPVGAPDKELAKKVTKVGIIGAGLMASQFALLFVRKLQVPVLITDLDQARVDKGVAYIHEEIGKLEAKGRVDADTANKLRGLVTGTTDKSLYADCDFVIEAVFEEVGVKQQVFGEIEKIIAEDAVLATNTSSLSVEEIGAKLAHPERLVGFHFFNPVAVMPLIEIVKTPTTADTALSTAFVVAKNLGKNAVLTADAPGFVVNRLLAKVMGEAARAVYEGTPIADVEKAFAPLGLPMGPFQLIDLVGWKVAAHVQDTMVRAFPDRFYANENFHALAELDQVVEKDKGGRVVGWTKQAEKVLAPAVGKSPASAATILQRVQDGLATEIKLMLDEGVVPEVEDIDLCLILGAGWPFIDGGASPYLDREGAAERAFGGSFHTPQIRGIENR, encoded by the coding sequence GTGAGCTACGACGACGTCGACTTCTCGCCCATCCAGGCGCTCACCGAGGGAGAGGTCATCACGCACTCCCCCGTGCGCGACATCCGCCTCGCGTCGGGCAAGGTCCTCGCCCTGATCACGCTGGACAACGGTCGGGACCACACCCGTCCGAACACCCTAGGTCCTGCCACCCTCACCGAACTCGGCGCGACACTCGACGGCCTGAAGAGCCGCGCGGCGGCCAGCGAGATCCAGGCGGTCGGCATCACCGGCAAGCAGTACATCATGGCCGCCGGTGCCGACCTCTCGGACATCAGCAAGGTCGGCTCCCGGGACAACGCGCGTCTGATCGCCCAGCTCGGCCACAAGGTGCTCGGGAAGCTGAGCGAGCTCGGCGTGCCGTCGTTCGCGTTCGTGAACGGACTCGCACTGGGCGGTGGCCTGGAGATCGCGCTGAACTCCACGTACCGCACGGTCGACGCCTCGGCGGCGGCCGTGGCGCTGCCCGAGGTCTTCCTCGGCATCATCCCCGGCTGGGGCGGGGCGTACCTGCTGCCGAACCTCATCGGCATCGAGAACGCCCTCGAGGTGGTCATCTCCAACCCCCTCAAGCAGAACCGCATGCTGAAGCCGCAGCAGGCCTTCGACCTCGGCATCTTCGACGCCATCTTCCCCGCTGCGACCTACCTCGAGAACTCGCTCGCCTGGGCGGACGCGGTCCTCGGCGGCACGAAGGTCGTGCGCAAGAACGAGCCGGGCAAGATCGAGCGGCTCACCAAGTGGCCGATCGCCATCAAGATGGCGCGCGGCATGCTGGAGTCCAAGATCGGCACCGTGCCGAAGTCGCCCTACGCGGCTCTCGAGCTGCTCGACAAGGCGAAGAGCGGCACCAAGGCGGAGGGCTTCGCCCGCGAGGACGAGGCTCTGGCGGAACTGGTGACCGGCGATCAGTTCGCCGCGTCGATGTACGCCTTCGACCTCGTGCAGAAGCGCGCGAAGCGTCCGGTCGGCGCCCCCGACAAGGAGCTCGCGAAGAAGGTCACCAAGGTCGGCATCATCGGTGCGGGTCTCATGGCCAGCCAGTTCGCGCTGCTGTTCGTGCGCAAGCTCCAGGTGCCCGTGCTGATCACCGACCTCGACCAGGCGCGCGTCGACAAGGGCGTCGCCTACATCCACGAGGAGATCGGCAAGCTGGAGGCCAAGGGCCGGGTGGACGCGGACACCGCGAACAAGCTGCGCGGTCTCGTCACGGGCACCACCGACAAGAGCCTCTACGCGGACTGCGACTTCGTCATCGAGGCGGTCTTCGAAGAGGTCGGCGTCAAGCAGCAGGTCTTCGGCGAGATCGAGAAGATCATCGCGGAGGACGCGGTGCTCGCCACGAACACCTCGTCGCTCTCGGTCGAGGAGATCGGCGCGAAGCTCGCCCACCCGGAGCGGCTCGTCGGCTTCCACTTCTTCAACCCGGTCGCGGTCATGCCGCTGATCGAGATCGTGAAGACGCCGACGACCGCCGACACCGCCCTGTCGACGGCGTTCGTCGTCGCCAAGAACCTCGGCAAGAACGCGGTGCTCACCGCCGATGCCCCGGGCTTCGTGGTGAACCGTCTGCTCGCGAAGGTCATGGGCGAGGCGGCGCGCGCCGTCTACGAGGGCACCCCGATCGCCGACGTCGAGAAGGCGTTCGCGCCGCTCGGCCTCCCGATGGGCCCCTTCCAGCTCATCGACCTCGTCGGCTGGAAGGTCGCCGCGCACGTGCAGGACACCATGGTGCGCGCGTTCCCCGACCGGTTCTACGCCAACGAGAACTTCCATGCCCTGGCCGAGCTCGACCAGGTCGTCGAGAAGGACAAGGGCGGCCGGGTGGTCGGCTGGACGAAGCAGGCCGAGAAGGTCCTGGCGCCCGCCGTCGGCAAGAGCCCGGCGTCGGCGGCCACGATCCTGCAGCGCGTGCAGGACGGACTCGCGACCGAGATCAAGCTGATGCTCGACGAGGGCGTGGTGCCGGAGGTCGAGGACATCGACCTGTGCCTCATCCTCGGCGCCGGCTGGCCGTTCATCGATGGTGGGGCGTCGCCGTACCTCGACCGCGAGGGGGCCGCCGAGCGCGCGTTCGGCGGCTCGTTCCACACGCCGCAGATCCGCGGTATCGAGAACCGCTGA
- a CDS encoding GMC oxidoreductase produces MFDEDVVIVGSGFGGSVAALRLTEKGYRVCVFEAGRRFADEDFAKTSWDVRRYLWAPALGCFGVQRIHRLPHVMILAGAGVGGGSLNYANTLYEPGAAFFSDAQWASIRDWRAALAPHYATAKRMLGVVERYPHEGPVERIMAGAAEDLGVGATFRRAPVGVWFGEPGQRVADPFFGGEGPERTGCTLCGNCMVGCRVGAKNTLVKNYLALAERRGAVIEPLRTVTEVRELPDGGFSVTTRRSGAWFRRREQTVTAREVVLAAGTWGTQQLLHRMKASGALPRISDAVGRLTRTNSEALDGAVAVRVPERVEVARGVAITTSFHVDDRTHVENVRYGPGSNLMGALATVLVPGDRALPGRLAALAGQVLRRPARALRLASLRRWSERGIIALVMQTADNSLTLSLRRRFGRVQLTSAQGHGAPNPSHLPEAHRAARAIAARLQREGGVPTEPRGSWPEVFGIPLTAHFLGGAVISGSPEEGVVDEYQRVWGHPGLHVVDGAAVPANPGVNPSLTITALAEHALSHWPRRGEPDTRPASGTTQGAAPVARPPAES; encoded by the coding sequence ATGTTCGATGAGGACGTCGTCATCGTCGGGTCGGGCTTCGGCGGCTCCGTCGCGGCCCTCCGGCTCACGGAGAAGGGCTACCGCGTGTGTGTGTTCGAGGCCGGGCGGCGCTTCGCCGACGAGGACTTCGCGAAGACGAGCTGGGACGTCCGTCGCTACCTCTGGGCACCGGCGCTCGGGTGCTTCGGGGTGCAGCGCATCCACCGGCTCCCGCACGTCATGATCCTCGCGGGGGCGGGCGTGGGCGGGGGGTCGCTCAACTACGCGAACACGCTGTACGAACCCGGCGCGGCGTTCTTCTCCGACGCTCAGTGGGCGTCGATCCGAGACTGGCGCGCGGCACTGGCCCCGCACTACGCCACGGCCAAGCGCATGCTCGGCGTGGTGGAGCGCTATCCGCACGAGGGTCCTGTGGAGCGGATCATGGCGGGAGCCGCGGAGGACCTCGGGGTGGGTGCGACTTTTCGCCGAGCCCCGGTCGGCGTGTGGTTCGGGGAGCCGGGGCAGCGGGTCGCCGATCCGTTCTTCGGCGGCGAGGGTCCGGAGCGCACGGGCTGCACGCTCTGTGGGAACTGCATGGTCGGCTGCCGCGTCGGCGCGAAGAACACCCTCGTGAAGAACTACCTTGCCCTGGCCGAGCGCCGCGGGGCGGTCATCGAGCCGCTGCGCACCGTCACCGAGGTGCGTGAGCTGCCGGACGGCGGCTTCTCCGTCACGACACGACGGAGTGGTGCCTGGTTCCGGCGGCGTGAGCAGACCGTCACCGCGCGAGAGGTCGTGCTGGCGGCGGGGACCTGGGGCACCCAGCAGCTCCTCCATCGGATGAAGGCGTCTGGCGCGCTCCCGCGGATCTCCGACGCCGTGGGCCGGCTCACCCGGACGAACTCGGAGGCGTTGGACGGCGCCGTCGCGGTTCGCGTGCCGGAGCGGGTGGAGGTGGCGCGGGGCGTGGCGATCACCACCTCTTTCCACGTGGACGACCGCACCCATGTCGAGAACGTCCGCTACGGTCCGGGATCGAACCTGATGGGCGCTCTCGCCACCGTGCTGGTCCCCGGTGACCGCGCCCTGCCGGGTCGCCTCGCCGCGCTCGCGGGGCAGGTGCTGCGCCGTCCCGCGCGGGCCCTGCGCCTCGCCTCCCTCCGGCGCTGGAGCGAGCGGGGGATCATCGCGCTCGTCATGCAGACCGCCGACAACTCGCTCACGCTGTCGCTGCGGCGGCGCTTCGGGCGCGTGCAGCTCACGAGCGCCCAGGGGCACGGCGCACCGAACCCCAGCCACCTCCCCGAGGCGCATCGTGCCGCCCGTGCCATCGCTGCCCGCCTGCAGCGCGAGGGCGGAGTGCCCACCGAGCCGCGCGGCTCCTGGCCGGAGGTCTTCGGGATCCCGCTCACCGCGCACTTCCTCGGCGGGGCGGTGATCTCCGGCTCGCCGGAGGAGGGGGTCGTGGACGAGTATCAGCGCGTCTGGGGACACCCGGGGCTGCACGTCGTCGATGGAGCCGCCGTACCCGCGAATCCGGGGGTGAACCCGTCCCTGACCATCACCGCCCTCGCGGAGCACGCCCTGTCGCACTGGCCACGACGCGGCGAGCCGGATACTCGGCCGGCATCGGGGACGACACAGGGGGCCGCGCCGGTGGCGCGACCCCCTGCGGAGAGCTGA
- a CDS encoding YegS/Rv2252/BmrU family lipid kinase — MGHIAVLSNPLSGKGRGQRVAQETLDHLRQRGAVVRVYVGESAADTRRLAGAALDAAPDGLVVVGGDGTLSGILELVCAAGVPVTVVPAGTGNDLARALGLPRADVAEAVELALTGVPRAIDIGEVRTATGTSLFLTVAALGFDARVSDRTNRLRWPSGALRYYLALLIELIRLRPLDFTIRADDGPMTPARGTLVAVGNTASYGGGMPVCVGAAPDDGALDVVAVGPLGRLRLLRLFPFLLRGTHLARPEVQHLRARTVAVSAPGLVAYADGERVGEDSCTISVRAGALTVMTRAERRDAHVR; from the coding sequence ATGGGTCACATCGCGGTGCTGTCGAACCCGCTGTCCGGCAAGGGCCGCGGACAGCGTGTCGCGCAGGAGACGCTCGATCATCTGCGGCAGCGGGGCGCGGTCGTCCGCGTCTATGTCGGAGAGTCGGCTGCGGACACGAGGCGACTGGCCGGGGCCGCGCTGGACGCGGCACCCGACGGACTCGTCGTGGTCGGCGGCGACGGCACCCTCTCCGGCATCCTCGAGCTCGTGTGCGCCGCGGGCGTCCCGGTCACGGTGGTCCCCGCCGGCACGGGGAACGACCTGGCGCGCGCACTCGGGCTGCCGCGCGCGGACGTGGCGGAGGCGGTCGAGCTCGCGCTGACCGGCGTGCCCCGTGCCATCGACATCGGCGAGGTGCGGACTGCGACGGGCACCTCGCTGTTCCTCACCGTGGCGGCTCTGGGTTTCGACGCCCGGGTGAGCGATCGCACCAACCGTCTCCGCTGGCCCTCCGGCGCGCTGCGCTACTACCTTGCGCTGCTGATCGAGCTCATCCGGCTGCGTCCCCTCGATTTCACGATCCGTGCCGATGACGGCCCGATGACCCCGGCCCGCGGCACCCTCGTGGCGGTCGGGAACACGGCCAGCTACGGCGGGGGGATGCCGGTCTGCGTGGGCGCGGCCCCGGACGACGGCGCCCTCGACGTCGTCGCCGTGGGCCCCCTCGGCCGCCTCCGGCTGCTGCGCCTGTTCCCCTTCCTCCTGCGCGGGACGCACCTCGCGCGGCCCGAGGTGCAGCACCTCCGCGCCCGCACCGTCGCGGTCTCCGCTCCGGGCCTCGTGGCCTACGCGGACGGCGAGCGCGTGGGGGAGGATTCCTGCACGATCTCGGTCCGGGCGGGGGCACTGACGGTCATGACCCGGGCGGAGCGGAGGGACGCGCATGTTCGATGA